Proteins from a genomic interval of Rhodococcus rhodochrous:
- a CDS encoding flavin-containing monooxygenase, translating into MSLPVTDTVADAEIRQVDTLIIGSGFAGLGAAIRLSQAGKDFLLLERASEVGGTWRDNTYPGAACDVPSNLYSYSFALNPGWTRSFSPQPEIQEYIRSVADRYDVRRRTVFGCDVQTARWNTATHRWDVATTRGKYSAKVVISAVGALCEPSLPDIEGISGFEGEIFHSARWNHDADLVGKRVAVIGTGASAIQIVPAIAGTVGRLDVYQRTAPWILPRFDREYTAPERFAFRYIPGFQRLSRALQYTARETQVVGLAKAQAFMKPLELAARIQVRRQIRDKELRRKVTPNYGIGCKRMLISNNYYPALDRPNVDLVTDGITRVTPRGIVTKDGTEREVDAIVVATGFHVTDSPTFAGIFGKDGRSLAEVFDETGMQGYKGSSVAGFPNLFFLVGPNTGLGHTSMVYMIESQLEYVVDAIRTIDRNRIGTVEVRKDVQDEYNRDLQRALQSSVWNNGGCASWYLDKHGNNTTLWPGFTFEFRRITRRFDLEAYRSVAESDLPAATDRPAQERTSREAAVR; encoded by the coding sequence ATGAGTCTTCCGGTTACAGATACCGTCGCCGACGCGGAGATCCGTCAGGTCGACACGCTGATCATCGGCAGCGGGTTCGCCGGGCTCGGTGCGGCCATCCGACTGTCGCAGGCGGGCAAGGACTTCCTCCTGCTCGAACGCGCTTCCGAGGTGGGCGGCACCTGGCGCGACAACACCTACCCCGGCGCGGCGTGCGACGTGCCGTCGAACCTGTACTCCTACTCGTTCGCCCTCAACCCCGGCTGGACGCGCTCGTTCTCGCCGCAGCCGGAGATCCAGGAGTACATCCGCTCGGTCGCCGACCGGTACGACGTGCGGCGACGCACCGTCTTCGGATGCGACGTGCAGACGGCCCGCTGGAACACCGCGACGCACCGCTGGGACGTGGCCACCACGCGCGGCAAGTACAGCGCCAAGGTCGTGATCTCCGCGGTCGGCGCCCTGTGCGAGCCGTCGCTGCCCGACATCGAGGGCATCTCCGGGTTCGAGGGCGAGATCTTCCACTCGGCGCGGTGGAACCACGACGCCGACCTCGTCGGCAAGCGCGTCGCCGTCATCGGCACCGGAGCCTCCGCCATCCAGATCGTGCCGGCCATCGCGGGCACCGTCGGCCGTCTCGACGTGTACCAGCGCACGGCACCGTGGATCCTCCCCCGCTTCGACCGCGAGTACACCGCCCCCGAGCGGTTCGCCTTCCGCTACATCCCCGGCTTCCAGCGTCTCTCGCGTGCCCTGCAGTACACCGCCCGCGAGACGCAGGTCGTGGGTCTGGCCAAGGCGCAGGCCTTCATGAAGCCGCTCGAACTCGCCGCGCGCATCCAGGTCCGCCGGCAGATCCGCGACAAGGAACTGCGCCGGAAGGTCACGCCGAACTACGGCATCGGTTGCAAGCGCATGCTGATCTCGAACAACTACTACCCCGCCCTCGACCGGCCGAACGTCGACCTCGTCACCGACGGCATCACCCGCGTCACCCCGCGCGGCATCGTCACGAAGGACGGCACCGAACGCGAGGTCGACGCGATCGTCGTCGCGACCGGCTTCCACGTCACCGACTCCCCGACCTTCGCCGGTATCTTCGGCAAGGACGGCCGCTCGCTCGCCGAGGTCTTCGACGAGACCGGCATGCAGGGGTACAAGGGCAGCTCGGTCGCCGGCTTCCCGAACCTGTTCTTCCTCGTCGGCCCGAACACCGGACTCGGCCACACCTCGATGGTGTACATGATCGAGTCGCAACTCGAGTACGTCGTCGACGCGATCCGCACGATCGACCGCAACCGCATCGGCACGGTCGAGGTCCGTAAGGACGTGCAGGACGAGTACAACCGCGACCTGCAGCGCGCGCTGCAGTCGAGCGTGTGGAACAACGGCGGGTGCGCGAGCTGGTATCTCGACAAGCACGGCAACAACACCACGCTGTGGCCGGGATTCACCTTCGAATTCCGCCGTATCACCCGCAGATTCGACCTCGAGGCGTACCGCAGCGTCGCCGAGTCGGATCTCCCCGCCGCCACCGACCGTCCCGCGCAGGAGCGCACGTCCCGAGAGGCAGCAGTTCGATGA
- a CDS encoding TetR/AcrR family transcriptional regulator → MVDVTEDNPGPRRTRLGPAQRRAQLIEQGLELLADRPLEQISVDEVAERARVSKGLLFHYFASKHDYHVELVRCIGRDLVEYTAPDEGLEPIEMLRGTLVAYVDYVTRRRDMYVSILRGATSGDPDMRAAFEDTRTALVDRTVAHLPAIGIEPTPAVRLAVRGWVAFVEDTTIAWLRDPELTRDEFVELAIAALSGVALAAHSLHSPAGDDAPAGGILSDRFREGTPAASS, encoded by the coding sequence ATGGTGGACGTGACAGAAGACAATCCCGGACCCCGCCGGACCCGTCTCGGTCCCGCCCAACGCCGGGCCCAGCTGATCGAGCAGGGTCTCGAACTGCTCGCCGACCGGCCCCTCGAACAGATCTCCGTCGACGAGGTCGCCGAACGGGCCCGGGTCTCGAAGGGGCTGCTGTTCCACTACTTCGCCTCGAAGCACGACTACCACGTCGAACTCGTGCGATGCATCGGTCGGGATCTCGTCGAGTACACCGCACCGGACGAGGGCCTCGAACCGATCGAGATGCTGCGCGGCACGCTCGTCGCGTACGTCGACTACGTCACCCGGCGCCGCGACATGTACGTCTCGATCCTGCGCGGCGCCACCAGCGGCGACCCCGACATGCGGGCGGCCTTCGAGGACACCCGCACGGCGCTGGTCGACCGGACCGTCGCGCACCTGCCTGCCATCGGCATCGAGCCCACGCCGGCCGTGCGACTCGCCGTCCGCGGCTGGGTGGCCTTCGTCGAGGACACGACCATCGCGTGGCTACGCGATCCCGAACTCACCCGCGACGAGTTCGTCGAACTGGCCATCGCGGCGCTGTCCGGCGTTGCGCTGGCGGCACATTCGCTCCACTCTCCGGCCGGTGACGATGCTCCGGCCGGTGGGATTCTCAGCGATCGTTTCCGGGAAGGTACTCCTGCAGCTTCGTCTTGA
- a CDS encoding thiamine pyrophosphate-requiring protein gives MANPTVADYLLHRLRTWGVDHVFGYPGDGINGILAAWTRTGNDPVFVQSRHEEMSAFEAVGYAKFTGRPGVCMATSGPGAIHLLNGLYDAKLDHVPVVAIVGQTDRSAMGGSYQQEVDLHTLYKDVASAFVETVTVPEQLPNVLDRAMRTAIAYRTPTAVIIHGDVQELEYSPPGHEFKMVPSSVGFDRPRIAPDDDAIRRAAEILNAGDKVAMLVGSGARDARAQLEQVADLLGAGVAKALLGKDVLSDELPWVTGSIGLLGTRPTHEMMTGCDTLLIVGSSLPYSQFLPEYGQARCVQIDIDPNMIGMRYPNEVNLVADAAAALDALVPLLQRKADRSWREGIEQNVQRWWQTMGQQAEVETEFVNPLRMFAEASPRLPDDAIVTADSGSAANWYARQLQFRGDMRGSLSGTLATMGPAVPYGIGAKFANPGRPVVAFAGDGAMQMNGMAELITIQRYWQQWADPRLVVAIIHNNDLNQVTWEMRAMGGAPKFAESQSLPDVDYAAFARSLGLGGETVKSSDEMGSAWDRALAADRPTVLDVYTDPDMPPIPPHATWEQFTDVAKAVLAGDENRWGFVKQGVKTKLQEYLPGNDR, from the coding sequence ATGGCGAATCCGACCGTGGCCGACTACCTGTTGCACCGCCTGCGCACGTGGGGGGTGGACCACGTCTTCGGATATCCCGGCGACGGCATCAACGGGATCCTCGCCGCCTGGACGCGCACCGGCAACGATCCGGTCTTCGTGCAGTCCCGGCACGAGGAGATGAGCGCCTTCGAGGCCGTGGGCTATGCGAAGTTCACGGGCCGGCCCGGGGTGTGCATGGCAACCTCCGGCCCGGGCGCGATCCATCTGCTCAACGGCCTGTACGACGCGAAACTCGACCACGTTCCGGTGGTGGCGATCGTGGGCCAGACCGACCGCTCCGCGATGGGCGGGTCGTACCAGCAGGAAGTGGACCTGCACACGCTGTACAAGGATGTGGCGTCGGCGTTCGTGGAGACGGTGACGGTGCCCGAGCAGTTGCCGAACGTCCTCGACCGGGCGATGCGCACCGCCATCGCGTATCGCACGCCCACGGCCGTCATCATCCACGGCGACGTGCAGGAACTCGAGTACTCCCCGCCCGGCCACGAGTTCAAGATGGTGCCGTCGAGCGTCGGCTTCGATCGTCCCCGGATCGCACCGGACGACGACGCGATCCGGCGGGCCGCGGAGATCCTCAACGCCGGGGACAAGGTGGCGATGCTCGTCGGCAGCGGCGCCCGGGATGCGCGGGCGCAACTCGAGCAGGTCGCGGACCTGCTCGGCGCCGGGGTGGCGAAGGCCCTGCTGGGCAAGGACGTGCTGTCGGACGAGTTGCCGTGGGTCACGGGCTCGATCGGGCTGCTGGGCACGCGGCCCACCCATGAGATGATGACCGGCTGCGACACGCTGCTCATCGTCGGTTCGTCCCTCCCCTACAGCCAGTTCCTGCCCGAATACGGCCAGGCCCGCTGCGTGCAGATCGACATCGACCCGAACATGATCGGGATGCGCTATCCGAACGAGGTCAACCTCGTCGCGGATGCCGCCGCCGCGCTCGACGCGCTCGTCCCGCTGCTGCAGCGCAAGGCGGATCGGTCGTGGCGTGAGGGCATCGAGCAGAACGTGCAGCGCTGGTGGCAGACGATGGGACAGCAGGCGGAGGTCGAAACGGAGTTCGTCAATCCGCTGCGGATGTTCGCCGAGGCCTCACCGCGACTGCCGGACGATGCGATCGTCACGGCGGACTCGGGTTCGGCCGCCAATTGGTATGCGCGCCAACTGCAGTTCCGTGGTGACATGCGCGGTTCGCTGTCGGGCACCCTCGCGACGATGGGTCCGGCGGTGCCGTACGGGATCGGCGCGAAGTTCGCGAATCCGGGCCGTCCGGTGGTCGCGTTCGCCGGCGACGGGGCGATGCAGATGAACGGCATGGCCGAGCTGATCACCATCCAGCGGTACTGGCAGCAGTGGGCGGACCCGAGGCTCGTCGTCGCGATCATCCACAACAACGACCTGAACCAGGTCACCTGGGAGATGCGTGCGATGGGTGGGGCACCGAAATTCGCGGAGTCCCAGTCGCTTCCGGACGTCGACTACGCCGCCTTCGCGCGCAGTCTCGGGTTGGGCGGCGAAACCGTGAAGTCCTCGGACGAGATGGGCTCGGCCTGGGATCGCGCGCTGGCCGCGGACCGCCCGACGGTGCTCGACGTGTACACCGATCCGGACATGCCGCCGATCCCGCCGCACGCGACGTGGGAGCAGTTCACCGATGTCGCCAAGGCCGTGCTCGCCGGTGACGAGAACCGTTGGGGCTTCGTGAAACAGGGCGTCAAGACGAAGCTGCAGGAGTACCTTCCCGGAAACGATCGCTGA
- a CDS encoding multifunctional oxoglutarate decarboxylase/oxoglutarate dehydrogenase thiamine pyrophosphate-binding subunit/dihydrolipoyllysine-residue succinyltransferase subunit, whose product MSSSSTSQFGQNQWLVDEMYQRFQDDPSSVDASWHEFLTDYSPEAAVAGGTNGSDTATTEKPAPSTASAPSSSASAPTKPAPKTETKAETKAAPAKPAPKAETKPAAQPKAQAAPAKPAPKPAAAPSGQATEEKKVLRGAAAAVAKNMNASLSIPTATSVRAVPAKLMFDNRIVINNHLARTRGGKVSFTHILGYAIVQAVKAFPNMNNHFAEVDGKPNLVVPAHTNLGLAIDLPGKNGQRSLVVAAIKNCETMNFAQFYSAYEDIVRRARDGKLTGDDFSGVTISLTNPGGIGTVHSVPRLMQGQGAIIGAGAMEYPAEFQGASDARIAEMGIGKLLTLTSTYDHRVIQGAESGEFLKKIHELLISDDFYDGIFHTLHIPYEPVRWRKDVPEGLVDKHTRVLELIAAYRSRGHLMADTDPLQFVRDKFRSHPDLDVTTHDLTLWDLDREFNVGGFHGRQKMKLRDVLSVLRDAYCRHVGVEYTHILEPEQQQWLQERVEAHHVKPTVAQQKYILSRLNAAEAFETFLQTKYVGQKRFSLEGAESVIPMMDAIIDQAAEHTLDEVAIAMPHRGRLNVLANIVGKPYSQIFSEFEGNLNPAAAHGSGDVKYHLGAEGTYIQMFGDNDIKVSLTANPSHLEAVNPVLEGLVRAKQDILDKGEDGFTVLPLLLHGDAAFAGQGVVAETLNLALLRGYRTGGTVHIVVNNQVGFTTAPEHSRSSEYCTDVAKMIGAPIFHVNGDDPEACVWVAKLAVDFREKFHKDVVIDMICYRRRGHNEGDDPSMTQPAMYDVIDTKRSVRKSYTEALIGRGDISLKEAEDALRDYQGQLERVFNEVRELEKYPPEPSESVELDQTPPKRLDTSVDRSVLERIGDAFAEAPEGFTVHPRVKPVLEKRREMSRNGKIDWAFAELLAFGSLAEEGALVRLAGQDSRRGTFTQRHSVIIDRKTGDEYSPLASLANQAGNGGRFMVYDSALTEFAGLGFEYGYSVGNPDALVLWEAQFGDFVNGAQSIIDEFISSGEAKWGQLSDVVLLLPHGHEGQGPDHTSGRIERWLQLCAEGSMTVAVPSTPASYFHLLRRHHLDGIRRPLVVFTPKSMLRNKAAVSNVEDFTQGKFRSLLEEVPYEEGTADRSKATRVLLTSGKIYWELLAKKQKEGRDDVAIVRIEQLYPVPRRRIAETLEQYPNATEFFWVQEEPANQGAWPFLGLALPELLPEKLSGIKRVSRRAMSAPSSGSSKVHAVEQQEIIEKAFGR is encoded by the coding sequence GTGAGCAGCAGCTCTACATCACAGTTCGGACAGAACCAGTGGTTGGTTGACGAGATGTACCAGCGCTTCCAGGACGACCCTTCGTCCGTGGACGCGAGTTGGCACGAATTCCTCACCGACTATTCGCCGGAAGCCGCGGTGGCCGGAGGCACCAACGGCTCCGACACCGCCACGACCGAGAAGCCCGCGCCGAGCACAGCATCTGCGCCGAGTTCCTCCGCTTCGGCCCCCACGAAGCCTGCACCGAAGACCGAGACCAAGGCGGAGACCAAGGCCGCGCCTGCGAAGCCTGCACCGAAGGCGGAGACCAAGCCTGCGGCGCAGCCGAAGGCCCAGGCCGCGCCCGCGAAGCCGGCTCCCAAGCCCGCCGCGGCCCCGTCGGGCCAGGCCACCGAGGAGAAGAAGGTTCTGCGCGGCGCCGCTGCTGCCGTTGCGAAGAACATGAACGCCTCGCTGTCGATCCCGACGGCCACCAGTGTTCGCGCGGTGCCCGCGAAGTTGATGTTCGACAACCGCATCGTCATCAACAACCACCTCGCCCGCACCCGGGGCGGCAAGGTCTCGTTCACCCACATCCTCGGTTACGCGATCGTCCAGGCGGTCAAGGCGTTCCCGAACATGAACAACCACTTCGCCGAGGTCGACGGCAAGCCGAACCTCGTCGTGCCTGCGCACACGAACCTCGGTCTCGCGATCGACCTGCCCGGCAAGAACGGCCAGCGTTCGCTGGTCGTGGCGGCCATCAAGAACTGCGAGACGATGAACTTCGCGCAGTTCTACTCGGCCTACGAGGACATCGTGCGCCGCGCCCGCGACGGCAAGCTCACCGGCGACGACTTCTCCGGCGTCACGATCTCGCTGACCAACCCGGGCGGTATCGGCACCGTGCATTCGGTCCCGCGTCTGATGCAGGGCCAGGGCGCGATCATCGGCGCCGGCGCCATGGAGTACCCGGCCGAGTTCCAGGGTGCGTCCGACGCGCGGATCGCCGAGATGGGCATCGGCAAGCTGCTGACGCTCACCTCCACCTACGACCACCGCGTGATCCAGGGCGCGGAGTCGGGTGAGTTCCTGAAGAAGATCCACGAGCTGCTCATCAGCGACGACTTCTACGACGGCATCTTCCACACCCTGCACATCCCCTACGAGCCGGTCCGCTGGCGCAAGGACGTGCCGGAAGGCCTCGTCGACAAGCACACCCGTGTGCTCGAGCTCATCGCCGCCTACCGCAGCCGCGGCCACCTCATGGCCGACACCGATCCGCTGCAGTTCGTGCGCGACAAGTTCCGCTCGCACCCCGACCTCGACGTCACGACCCACGACCTGACGCTGTGGGATCTCGATCGCGAGTTCAACGTCGGTGGCTTCCACGGCCGCCAGAAGATGAAGCTGCGCGACGTGCTGTCGGTGCTGCGCGACGCGTACTGCCGCCACGTCGGTGTCGAGTACACCCACATCCTCGAGCCCGAGCAGCAGCAGTGGCTGCAGGAGCGCGTCGAGGCGCACCACGTCAAGCCGACGGTCGCCCAGCAGAAGTACATCCTGAGCCGCCTCAACGCCGCCGAGGCGTTCGAGACGTTCCTGCAGACCAAGTACGTCGGTCAGAAGCGCTTCTCGCTCGAGGGCGCCGAATCCGTCATCCCGATGATGGACGCGATCATCGATCAGGCCGCCGAGCACACGCTCGACGAGGTCGCCATCGCGATGCCGCACCGCGGTCGCCTGAACGTGCTCGCGAACATCGTCGGCAAGCCGTACTCGCAGATCTTCTCGGAGTTCGAGGGCAACCTGAATCCGGCCGCTGCGCACGGTTCCGGCGACGTGAAGTACCACCTCGGCGCCGAGGGCACCTACATCCAGATGTTCGGCGACAACGACATCAAGGTCTCGCTCACCGCGAACCCCTCGCACCTCGAGGCGGTCAACCCGGTGCTCGAGGGCCTCGTCCGCGCCAAGCAGGACATCCTCGACAAGGGTGAGGACGGCTTCACCGTCCTGCCGCTGCTCCTGCACGGCGACGCTGCGTTCGCCGGTCAGGGCGTCGTCGCGGAGACCCTCAACCTCGCGCTGCTGCGCGGCTACCGCACCGGCGGCACCGTGCACATCGTCGTGAACAACCAGGTCGGTTTCACCACCGCGCCGGAGCACTCGCGTTCGTCCGAGTACTGCACCGACGTGGCGAAGATGATCGGCGCGCCGATCTTCCACGTCAACGGCGACGACCCCGAGGCCTGCGTGTGGGTCGCGAAGCTCGCCGTGGACTTCCGCGAGAAGTTCCACAAGGACGTCGTCATCGACATGATCTGCTACCGCCGCCGCGGTCACAACGAGGGCGACGACCCGTCGATGACCCAGCCGGCGATGTACGACGTGATCGACACCAAGCGCAGCGTCCGCAAGAGCTACACCGAGGCCCTGATCGGCCGCGGCGACATCTCGCTCAAGGAAGCGGAAGACGCCCTGCGCGACTACCAGGGACAGCTCGAACGGGTCTTCAACGAGGTCCGCGAACTCGAGAAGTACCCGCCGGAGCCGTCGGAGTCGGTCGAGCTCGACCAGACCCCGCCGAAGCGCCTCGACACCTCCGTCGACCGGTCGGTGCTCGAGCGGATCGGCGACGCCTTCGCCGAGGCGCCCGAGGGCTTCACCGTCCACCCGCGCGTCAAGCCGGTGCTCGAGAAGCGTCGTGAGATGTCGCGCAACGGCAAGATCGACTGGGCGTTCGCCGAGCTGCTCGCGTTCGGTTCGCTGGCCGAGGAAGGCGCCCTGGTGCGCCTGGCCGGTCAGGACTCGCGTCGCGGCACGTTCACGCAGCGCCACTCGGTCATCATCGACCGCAAGACGGGCGACGAGTACAGCCCGCTCGCCTCGCTGGCCAACCAGGCCGGCAACGGCGGCCGCTTCATGGTCTACGACTCGGCGCTGACCGAGTTCGCGGGCCTGGGCTTCGAGTACGGCTACTCGGTGGGCAACCCCGACGCGCTCGTGCTGTGGGAGGCGCAGTTCGGCGACTTCGTCAACGGCGCGCAGTCCATCATCGACGAGTTCATCTCGTCCGGTGAGGCCAAGTGGGGTCAGCTCTCCGACGTCGTGCTGCTGCTGCCGCACGGCCACGAGGGCCAGGGTCCCGACCACACCTCGGGTCGTATCGAGCGCTGGCTGCAGCTGTGCGCCGAGGGCTCGATGACGGTTGCGGTTCCGTCGACCCCGGCGAGCTACTTCCACCTGCTGCGTCGCCATCACCTCGACGGCATCCGCCGTCCGCTGGTGGTGTTCACGCCGAAGTCGATGCTGCGCAACAAGGCCGCGGTCAGCAACGTCGAGGACTTCACGCAGGGCAAGTTCCGTTCGCTGCTCGAAGAGGTTCCCTACGAGGAGGGCACGGCCGATCGGTCGAAGGCCACTCGTGTGCTGCTGACCTCCGGCAAGATCTACTGGGAACTGCTGGCGAAGAAGCAGAAGGAAGGTCGTGACGACGTCGCGATCGTGCGCATCGAGCAGCTGTACCCGGTGCCGCGCCGCCGTATCGCCGAGACGCTCGAGCAGTACCCGAACGCCACCGAGTTCTTCTGGGTCCAGGAGGAGCCGGCGAACCAGGGTGCCTGGCCGTTCCTCGGCCTCGCGCTGCCGGAACTGCTGCCCGAGAAGCTCAGCGGTATCAAGCGCGTGTCGCGTCGCGCGATGTCGGCACCGTCGTCCGGTTCGAGCAAGGTCCACGCTGTCGAGCAGCAGGAGATCATCGAGAAGGCCTTCGGTCGCTAG